TACAGTGATCCAATTTTTCATTTACTGGTATGAGGCAGAGTTTGTGCAATTTTTAGTGTAGCTGTCCAGAGTAACCTTACCCAGTTAGATTCAATACAATAATCAAGTCCGAGGGTGAAGCACAGGGCTGTTGGGTATGTTGGGGAAGCACAGGGAGAATTTATTCCTTCCAATTTGAAACTGGTGATTACTGGAGAgtatgtgcgtgtatgtgagagagatgtGTTGAGGGGCAAAGGAGTAAAGGATTGTGGCTGGCTTGGTGTGCGGGAAGTGATACAATCATCACAGTCACTGGTTAATTCCTAACCAGACCCAATTAATGAACCTAAGCACACTAATTGAGCCCTTTGAGTCTGGTCATCATTTACAAATGAAATATTAAAATCAGAATCTTATTACAAGTTGAAACTCCTTTCCCTTTTCCATCCCTCACTCCTTGTGTCTCCCTTTCCTGTACCTGTCTCGACCCATGGTGCTCACTTAACAGTAGGCCGATGTGGTGACAATCAGTGGCTCTGTGGCTGTTGTAAGGAGTGATCCGTTGTCAATCGCCAAATATTTTTCTACTCTGCGTCTCGTTTTAATTCTCTGGTGAGAGGTTTGTTCAGACTTGTGAATGCTATAGATTTAGAAActagtatgtgtgagtgtgtaactgTTTTTGTGCAGTTGTGCGACTATTCCTTGCTGCCTTGTTGTCTGTCTGTATAAAACCCTGTGATAGATGGAGGTTATCTGTATAGTTTCAGATATAATAGAGTACAATTGTAGTGTGTCTGAATTTTAGCTGTTTTGTATTATATTTAAAGAAAGAGGCCTCTCAATGGCAAAGATCTACTCCAAGCTGtaacaaaataaataaagaactgtggacCATCCATTGCTGGCTGTGCCCCTTATCTTAATTGTTTTGGATTGCCTTTGATCTATATTTCCCGAGGAGCTACAGTTACTTTAACACTCAGGATCGTGAAGAGAAAAATCAAGtcagtctcctgcactctaaCTGGACACTGGATGAAGATGGGTTGAGGACCCAACAGTCAAAACTTACCAACACACTGTCTTGATTCACACATTTGGATCACTACCCAGGGAGGAAGTTCAATGTTGAAGAAACTTTTCCAATGAGGCAGTTGTGTCACTTTAAGAAACTAGAGAACCAGAGATTAGTGAGGTCTTCAAAAGTACAAGggttttgttgtggttctgctcgccgagctggaagtttttgctgcaaacgttttgttccctggctagggaacatcatcagtgctgttggagcctcgtgtgaagcgcttcacacgaggctccaacagcactgatgatgttccctagccagggaacgaaacgttggcagcaaaaacttccagctcggcgagcagaaccacaacaacggacacccgagctacaaatcttcaatcagattttatacaAGGGTTTTCAACAGAGTATATGGGGGAAAACAAGCAGAAGACCCAGAAACCAAAGGACACAAGTTTAAAAGTGAAAGGGGAGATGATTTTCATGCGATCAGTTGTTGTAATCTGCCTGGACGAGCAGATTTACAAAtaatattttaaaggaaatttaATAAATCCTTAAAATGGTAGGTTTGTAGGGCTTGGGGAGAGTACGACAAATCAAACAATTCTTTTTAACAACTAGTATAGGAGTGATGAGCTAAATGGATGCTTTCTGTTTGGAATTATTTAACATGATAGAGATAATTGAAATTGCAAGGcaaacaaatttattttcttgatcAGTTGCCATATTTAAAGCAGCACATGACCAAAGTCTTGccttgttggaacattccagcggTGTTTAATATGACAGTGACTCCTGTCTGAATCAGTCCTTTTGTCCTGGGGCCTGCATAACCTCCTCAGAGCCCCTCAGTCTTTTGAAAGTGCTTCCAGTTTGACTGCCACATTTGGGTCATGTTTGGACCCTCCCAGACAGGCCGGGCTCCTGTCGAAGTGAGGCTCAGCTCCCCACTGCCGGGGTGTCTTGGCCTGGACTGAAAGGGCGTGGATCCTGGTTGCCAGCTCCTCCTTCAGAATGTCATTGACCATCCGGTGTCTCTGGAGCAAAGGTATCCCTTCAAATCTctcactcaccaccaccaccttaaagtgggtctctgagccaggaggcacCGCATGCATGTAGCTCTCATTGATGACCTGcaagtgtgtgggtgtcagtctCTGCTCCAGCTTTAGGTGAATGGCACTCATCACTGGCCCATCCATGGCATGAGTTGCCGAGGTCATTATCACTGCTCTTGAGCTAAGGACTGGCACAGATCGGAGCAGCTTCAGCAGGGTGCTCATCCAGGCTGCTGTTATCACCTGCCAACTGAAGTAGTAAGGCTGGTTAGTGATCCCAGGGAAATGATTGAGATTAGAGGAAGAGGTGAACATTCATATTCCTCACAGCCTCCTTGAGATTACTGAATCACCACAATAGATTAGGTAGTATCCAAGAAAGAGAAGTTAAATAAACTCCCCGCCATCCTTTTTCAAAGACATTAAATTTGGGGTAGGCAATACTGTAAATGCCGACTGTGAAAGAGGAGAAATTCTTGGACACACCACTAAGTGCAAAGATATGTTAGGTATTTTAAATGTGAATCACTCAACATTTCTGCTATTACAAGAAAGTGTGCACCAGGAAAGGGCGGGAGTCGTGCTGTCAGCTACTCAATAAATATGAAAGGGCACTGAAATGATGCACTATGCAGGGAGAGGGAGAACAATTGTTGGAGTAGCAAGAAACAGACTCTCCGACACTGCCCACTCCTTTggcgccgaccctccgacagtgcggcgctccctcagcgctgaccctccgacagtgcggcgctccctcagcgctgaccctccgacagtgcggcgctccctcagcgctgaccctccgacagtgcggcgctccctcagcgctgaccctccgacagtgcggcgctccctcagcgctgaccctccgacagtgcggcgctccctcagcgctgaccccccgacagtgcggcgctccctcagcgctgaccccccgacagtgcggcgctccctcagcgctgaccccccgacagtgcggcgctccctcagcgctgaccctccgacagtgcggcgctccctcagcgctgacccgatagtgcccactccctcagcgctgaccctccgacagtgcggcgctccctcagcgctgaccctccgacagtgcggcgctccctcagcgctgaccctccgacagtgcggcgctccctcagcgctgaccctccgacagtgcggcgctccctcagcgctgaccctccgacagtgcggcgctccctcagcgctgaccctccgacagtgcggcgctccctcagcgctgaccctccgacagtgcggcgctccctcagcgctgaccctccgacagtgcggcgctccctcagcgctgaccccccgacagtgcggcgctccctcagcgctgaccctccgacagtgcggcgctccctcagcgctgacccgatagtgcccactccctcagcgctgaccctccgacagtgcggcgctccctcagcgctgaccctccgacagtgcggcgctccctcagcgctgaccctccgacagtgcggcgctccctcagcgctgaccctccgacagtgcggcgctccctcagcgctgaccctccgacagtgcggcgctccctcagcgctgacccgatagtgcccactccctcagcgctgaccctccgacagtgcggcgctccctcagcgctgaccccccgacagtgcggcgctccctcagcgctgaccccccgacagtgcggcgctccctcagcgctgaccccccgacagtgcggcgctccctcagcgctgaccccccgacagtgcggcgctccctcagcgctgaccccccgacagtgcggcgctccctcagcgctgaccccccgacagtgcggcgctccctcagcgctgaccccccgacagtgcggcgctccctcagcgctgaccccccgacagtgcggcgctccctcagcgctgacccgatagtgcccactccctcagcgctgaccctccgacagtgcggcgctccctcagcgctgaccccccgacagtgcggcgctccctcagcgctgaccccccgacagtgcggcgctccctcagcgctgaccccccgacagtgcggcgctccctcagcgctgaccccccgacagtgcggcgctccctcagcgctgaccccccgacagtgcggcgctccctcagcgctgaccccccgacagtgcggcgctccctcagcgctgaccccccgacagtgcggcgctccctcagcgctgaccccccgacagtgcggcgctccctcagcgctgaccccccgacagtgcggcgctccctcagcgctgaccccccgacagtgcggcgctccctcagcgctgaccccccgacagtgcggcgctccctcagcgctgaccccccgacagtgcggcgctccctcagcgctgaccccccgacagtgcggcgctccctcagcgctgaccccccgacagtgcggcgctccctcagcgctgaccccccgacagtgcggcgctccctcagcgctgaccccccgacagtgcggcgctccctcagcgctgaccccccgacagtgcggcgctccctcagcgctgaccccccgacagtgcggcgctccctcagcgctgtccccccgacagtgcggcgctccctcagcgctgtccccccgacagtgcggcgctccctcagcgctgaccccccgacagtgcggcgctccctcagcgctgacccgatagtgcccactccctcagcactgacccccccgacagtgcggcgctccctcagcgctgaccctccgacagtgcggcactccctcagcactgaccctccgacagtgcggcactccctcagcactgaccctccgacagtgcggcactccctcagcactgaccctccgacagtgcggcactccctcagcactgaccctccgacagtgcggcactccctcagcactgaccctccgacagtgcggcactccctcagcactgaccctccgacagtgcggcactccctcagcactgaccctccgacagtgcggcactccctcagcactgaccctccgacagtgcggcgctccctcagcactgaccctccgacagtgcggcgctccctcagcactgaccctccgacagtgcggcgctccctcagcactgaccctccgacagtgcggcgctccctcagcactgaccctccgacagtgcggcgctccctcagcactgaccctccgacagtgcggcgctccctcagcactgaccctccgacagtgcggcgctccctcagcactgaccctccgacagtgcggcgctccctcagcactgaccctccgacagtgcggcgctccctcagcactgaccctccgacagtgcggcgctccctcagcactgaccctccgacagtgcggcgctccctcagcactgaccctccgacagtgcggcactctttGTCCTACCTCGGCGAATCGTTAGGAAGGATCCGGTGAACGGGTGAAAATCCAATGACGGAGCGGCCGGTGAAGGGGCTCGGGCTGTGGGTCCGCCTCAGGCTCAGGCCTGGGCCCTCTCTCTGACGCGCGAGACCGGGCAACTGTCAACCAACGGCTCCGGCCCGCGTTCGGCCAGCGCGCCTGCGCAGATGGGCGCGTGGCTCGGCGGGAGTTGTTGTCCCAGTGGGTGGTGTGTCAGAGCGCATGCGCACTCCTTCCTGCCACGGCTGTCAACTCACTGCGCAGGCGTGAAGGCGGGAAAGCGGGCGTCCAAATGAAAGCCGAGGGTGTCCGTTAAagtcaatgaggtaaaaacaatgaccgcagagTGATtgggaaatgccagtgttggaattaaacatcacacaacaccaggttatagtccaacaggttcaattggaagcacactagcttccatctgttagaatacaatgatagtttcactcctttcatgtgtaaatcacaaaacgtttcttaaaaatgttgcattctcaggttaactgttaacaatatgtggtagctagacaatatgttgaaggtgttggccccctgtgctCTCTGTCTTAAACAAAGGCCAAACCTcgaacagatcattgttcgtagcaagctgcctggctctcaggacaactccatacaaccctgtcacggtggacgctgcaggacgtgtcagagtgtggacatggataccactattacacgtgggaacacctcccaccttgtacatggcaggtactcatgtgactcagccaacgttgtctatcttacacgctacaggcaaggatgcccggaggcatggtacattggggaaaccgagcaccggatgaatgggcaccgcacaacaatcaacagacaggagggttccctcccagttggggaacacttcagtggtccaagacactcagccttggaccttcgggtgaccgtcctccaaggtgggtttcgggacaggcagcagaggaaagtggcagagtagaggctgatagctaagttcggtacccatagggagggcctcaggttcatgtcacattacaggtgatcaccattgcactacacacacacacacacacacacacacacactcctatatacacacacacacaaatattcctacacacacacactctcacatacacacagacacagatacacacagacacccacacacactcttatagacatacatactcccacactcacacatgcaccccctcacagacttaagacactcttcactcactacacacacacacacactttctcacactcacaacccccaacccagacagacagacagacgcacacacacagacaaggaccgacatgcacacacatatattttgtggggtgaatttgtacttgcagagttacattgtactttgctcaaaaactgcatgcattcatgtagaactctgagctcaaaaactgcatgaatttatgtaaaactccgttatgtcactttttagattagaatcaatctaaacatcatggcatagacagagaacacagggggccaacaccttcaacatattgtctaactatcaccaatgttaacagctaacccgagaatgcaatttttaaaaaaaaaggttttgtgatttacacatgaaagaagtgaaactatcactgtattcgaacagatgaaagacttaacaaacaatttttcaatgtataatttcagttactgtggttctgttcgccgagctggaagtttttgctgcaaacgtttcgttccctggctagggaacatcatcagtgctattggagcctcctgtgaagcgctgctgtgatgtttcttccggtatttatagtggtttgttcttgccgcttccgggtgtcagtttcagctatagtagtttgtatgtggggtccaggtcgatgtgtctgttgatggatgttcttgccgctttcgggtgtcagtttcagctgtagtggtttgtatatggggtccaggtccatgtgtctgttaatggagtttgtggatgaatgccatgcctctaggaattccctggctgttctctgtctggcttgtcctatgatggtagtgttttcccagtcaaattcctagcagcactagaatgcacactcaggaacaatggactgacagaagagacacaacaaacagtgagacaaacggtcgtacctatgatgataagaaaacgacatacacataacctcaacaccaaggag
This genomic stretch from Hemiscyllium ocellatum isolate sHemOce1 chromosome 50, sHemOce1.pat.X.cur, whole genome shotgun sequence harbors:
- the bola1 gene encoding bolA-like protein 1 → MSTLLKLLRSVPVLSSRAVIMTSATHAMDGPVMSAIHLKLEQRLTPTHLQVINESYMHAVPPGSETHFKVVVVSERFEGIPLLQRHRMVNDILKEELATRIHALSVQAKTPRQWGAEPHFDRSPACLGGSKHDPNVAVKLEALSKD